The following proteins come from a genomic window of Dongia rigui:
- a CDS encoding bifunctional [glutamine synthetase] adenylyltransferase/[glutamine synthetase]-adenylyl-L-tyrosine phosphorylase, producing MSSPNIAAIDPASLPRPSDPRQVELHLEQLMQILPQSQHAIVTTPVAQALLKALFGNSPFLSRCLLAEADTFLALLTQDIDSVFNNVVIAVTPKALENLDEAGLMQALRRARRRVALIVAVADISAHWPLEKVTAALSQFADVALQSSICHLLRNLASAGEIDLPFPDEPERECGLIVLGLGKLGARELNYSSDIDLILLFEREKVRYKGRKTAQECFVRLARNLVRLLQDATADGYVFRIDLRLRPDPASTPLVISTLAAETYYEGMGQNWERAAMIKARVVAGDIVAGDLYLYRLRPFIWRKHLDFAAIQDIHSIKRQIYAVKGHRQVAVAGHNIKLGRGGIREVEFFAQTQQLIWGRRAKELRKRATCPAIEGLVAFGKCQRQVADELIAAYRYLRQVEHRLQMIDDQQTQTLPDYGPALDRVALFCGHAGTAEFEAALRYHLGRVEDHYAELFEEAPTLAGADAGVAGSLVFTGTEDDPETVSTLERMGFPSGSAVATQIRAWHHGRYRATRSARARELLTELMPRLLGTLGRTADPETAFRRFDDFLRALPAGVQVFALLYSNPALLDLIAEVMGTAPLLAEQLARRPALLDGVLAAGLYDANADRDTLSADLERQLDLAGDFQDALDILRRWTKDQQFQIGVRILRGTLDGDAAGPLLADVADCALAALFPRVEAEFQIQHGKLPGRGMVFLALGKLGSREMTMTSDLDLVFVYDIPPDIENWDTTLSSGAKPLAPIQYYARLAQRVISAITAQTEEGRLFEVDMRLRPSGNSGPIASGLAPFEKYQLTEAWTWEHMALTRARAIAGDASLADDTMAMIGRVICQRRDLEKLRTDILDMRRRMGMQYRTDDMWDLKHARGGQVDIDFISQYLILKHAVDFPSIVAGDPVIALGEAHLLGLIEPVIGDRLIEAGRFWHRLQQVTRLIVGSKLDEEKLGVPAKKHLAQIVNEPDFGTLKALILEQQALVFDIFKTIFDCDRTDEEI from the coding sequence ATGTCATCACCCAACATCGCCGCCATCGACCCCGCCTCACTGCCGCGCCCGAGCGATCCGCGACAGGTTGAACTCCACCTCGAACAGCTCATGCAGATCCTGCCACAATCCCAGCACGCGATTGTGACAACACCCGTGGCACAAGCCCTCCTCAAGGCACTGTTCGGCAACTCTCCCTTTTTGAGCCGCTGCCTGCTCGCAGAAGCGGATACTTTTCTTGCACTATTAACGCAGGATATCGATTCTGTCTTTAACAATGTCGTGATCGCCGTCACACCCAAGGCATTGGAAAACCTGGACGAAGCAGGGTTAATGCAGGCATTGCGGCGGGCGCGCCGGCGGGTGGCCCTGATCGTCGCCGTGGCGGATATCAGCGCCCATTGGCCGCTTGAAAAGGTGACGGCCGCCCTCAGTCAGTTTGCTGACGTCGCCTTGCAATCCAGCATCTGCCACTTGTTGCGAAACCTTGCCAGCGCGGGCGAGATCGACCTGCCCTTCCCGGATGAGCCGGAGCGCGAATGCGGCCTCATTGTGCTTGGCCTCGGCAAGCTTGGGGCCCGCGAACTCAACTATTCCAGCGACATCGACCTGATTCTCCTCTTCGAACGGGAAAAGGTCCGTTACAAGGGGCGCAAGACGGCCCAGGAATGCTTCGTGCGCCTGGCGCGCAACCTGGTTCGATTGCTGCAGGACGCTACCGCCGACGGCTATGTCTTTCGCATCGATCTGCGCCTGCGCCCCGATCCCGCCTCCACCCCGCTGGTCATTTCGACCCTGGCGGCCGAGACCTATTACGAGGGCATGGGCCAGAACTGGGAGCGTGCCGCCATGATCAAGGCGCGCGTGGTGGCGGGCGATATCGTCGCCGGCGATCTTTACCTCTATCGCCTGCGCCCCTTCATCTGGCGCAAGCACCTGGATTTTGCCGCCATCCAGGATATCCATTCCATCAAGCGCCAGATCTATGCCGTGAAGGGCCATCGCCAAGTCGCGGTCGCCGGCCACAACATCAAGCTCGGCCGCGGCGGCATCCGCGAGGTGGAGTTCTTCGCCCAGACCCAGCAATTGATCTGGGGGCGCCGCGCCAAGGAATTGCGCAAGCGCGCCACCTGCCCCGCCATCGAAGGCCTGGTCGCCTTCGGAAAATGCCAACGCCAGGTCGCCGATGAACTGATCGCCGCCTATCGCTATCTGCGCCAGGTCGAACACCGGCTGCAGATGATCGACGATCAGCAGACCCAGACCCTGCCCGATTATGGCCCGGCGCTCGACCGCGTCGCTCTCTTCTGCGGTCATGCCGGCACGGCGGAATTCGAAGCGGCGTTGCGCTATCACCTCGGCCGGGTCGAAGATCATTATGCTGAATTGTTCGAGGAGGCGCCGACGCTCGCCGGTGCCGATGCGGGTGTTGCCGGCAGCCTGGTCTTCACCGGGACCGAGGACGATCCCGAGACGGTCTCGACCCTGGAACGCATGGGCTTTCCGAGTGGCAGTGCCGTGGCGACGCAGATCCGGGCCTGGCACCACGGTCGCTACCGCGCCACGCGCAGCGCCCGTGCGCGCGAGCTGCTGACCGAATTGATGCCGCGCCTGTTGGGGACCCTTGGCCGCACGGCCGATCCCGAAACGGCCTTCCGCCGCTTCGACGATTTCCTGCGCGCGTTGCCGGCCGGCGTTCAGGTTTTTGCCCTGCTCTATTCCAATCCGGCCCTCCTGGATCTGATTGCCGAGGTGATGGGCACGGCGCCGCTGCTCGCCGAACAATTGGCGCGGCGCCCGGCGCTGCTCGACGGCGTGCTCGCCGCAGGGCTTTACGACGCCAATGCCGATCGCGATACGCTGTCGGCCGATCTCGAACGTCAATTGGACCTCGCCGGCGATTTCCAGGATGCGCTCGACATCCTGCGGCGGTGGACCAAGGACCAGCAATTCCAGATCGGTGTGCGCATCCTGCGCGGTACGCTCGATGGCGATGCCGCCGGTCCCTTGCTAGCCGATGTCGCCGATTGCGCCCTGGCGGCCCTGTTCCCGCGGGTCGAGGCCGAATTCCAGATCCAGCATGGCAAGCTGCCGGGTCGCGGCATGGTCTTCCTGGCGCTGGGCAAGCTCGGCAGCCGGGAAATGACCATGACATCGGATCTCGACCTGGTCTTCGTCTACGACATTCCGCCCGATATCGAAAACTGGGATACGACGCTTTCCAGCGGTGCCAAACCGCTGGCGCCGATCCAGTATTATGCGCGGTTGGCGCAGCGGGTCATCAGCGCCATCACGGCTCAGACCGAAGAAGGGCGCCTCTTCGAAGTCGACATGCGCCTGCGGCCCAGTGGCAATTCCGGCCCGATCGCCAGCGGCCTTGCCCCGTTCGAGAAGTATCAGCTGACCGAGGCCTGGACCTGGGAGCACATGGCGCTGACCCGCGCCCGCGCCATTGCCGGGGATGCCAGCCTTGCCGACGACACCATGGCGATGATCGGCCGCGTCATCTGCCAGCGACGCGATCTGGAAAAATTGCGCACCGACATCCTCGACATGCGCCGTCGCATGGGCATGCAGTATCGGACCGACGACATGTGGGACCTCAAGCATGCCCGCGGCGGTCAGGTCGATATCGATTTCATTTCGCAATATCTCATTCTCAAGCACGCCGTCGACTTCCCGAGCATCGTGGCCGGTGACCCGGTTATTGCGCTGGGCGAGGCGCATCTTCTCGGCCTCATTGAACCCGTGATCGGCGATCGCCTGATCGAGGCCGGCAGGTTCTGGCATCGCCTGCAGCAGGTGACCCGCCTCATCGTCGGCAGCAAGCTCGACGAGGAAAAGCTCGGCGTCCCAGCGAAGAAGCATTTGGCGCAAATCGTGAACGAGCCGGATTTCGGAACGCTCAAGGCACTGATCCTGGAACAGCAGGCGCTCGTATTTGACATCTTCAAGACCATTTTCGACTGCGACAGAACCGATGAGGAGATTTGA
- the bcp gene encoding thioredoxin-dependent thiol peroxidase, with amino-acid sequence MAIESGSKAPAFSMKTDGGGKISLSELKGKNVVLYFYPKDDTSGCTAEACGFRDSLPAFKKLDAVVIGVSRDSVESHDKFKKKYDINFTLGSDETGKVTEAYGVWVEKSMYGKKYMGIERATFLIDGKGVVRNVWRKVKVPGHVEDVAKAIKQLD; translated from the coding sequence ATGGCGATTGAAAGCGGCAGCAAGGCACCGGCTTTTTCGATGAAGACCGATGGCGGCGGCAAAATCTCCCTGAGCGAACTCAAGGGTAAGAATGTTGTGCTCTATTTCTATCCCAAGGACGATACCAGCGGCTGCACCGCCGAGGCCTGCGGCTTCCGCGACAGCCTGCCGGCCTTCAAGAAACTGGATGCCGTGGTAATCGGCGTCAGCCGCGATTCGGTTGAAAGCCACGACAAGTTCAAGAAGAAATACGACATCAACTTCACCCTCGGTTCGGATGAGACCGGCAAGGTGACGGAGGCTTATGGCGTCTGGGTCGAGAAGAGCATGTACGGCAAGAAATACATGGGCATCGAGCGCGCGACCTTCCTCATCGACGGCAAGGGTGTCGTGCGCAACGTCTGGCGCAAGGTGAAGGTGCCGGGCCATGTCGAGGACGTCGCCAAGGCGATCAAGCAGTTGGATTGA